The genomic region GCACCTCGAGGCCGGCGATCTTGCCGGCATCCTTGGTCGCCTGGCGCTGGGCGTCGTTGAAATAGGCCGGAACGGTGATGACCGCCTGATCGACCTTCTGGCCGAGATAGGCCTCGGCCGTCTCCTTCATCTTCTGCAGGATGAAGGCGGAGATCTGCGAGGGCGAATACTTCTTGCCGCGGCTCTCCACCCAGGCGTCGCCGTTGTCGGCCCTGACGATGCGATAGGGCACCAGCCCGATGTCCTTCTGCGTCATCGGGTCGTCGAAGGTCCGGCCGATCAGCCGCTTGATGGCGAAGAAGGTGTTCTCGGGGTTGGTGACCGCCTGGCGCTTGGCCGGCTGACCGACGAGGCGCTCGCCATCGTCGGTGAACGCCACCATGGACGGCGTCGTGCGCGCGCCTTCCGAATTCTCGATGACCTTGGGGCTCGAACCTTCCATGACGGCGACGCACGAATTGGTGGTGCCGAGGTCGATGCCGATGACTTTACCCATGTCGTACCTCTCTTTCCGGCAGGCCGCCGGGGCCCTCGGACGAGGCACCCGGCCCTTCGGACATGATTTCGAAGGGGTCTGCGAACGGCCCCCATTGACGAATGGAGTCGTCGCCACGCAGGGCGACGTTCCGGGCTGATATAAGGAGGGGCCCGAGGGCACGCAAGGCGGGAGAGCGATGACGCGTGCGATGCGCCGGGGCCGTCGGGCGGTCGGGCAGGCCGTGCATCAGCCGAGCCGGAGGACGCGATGGGACACGCGAGGATCGAACTGCGACCGGGGTGCTTGCATGTGCCCGGCTATCTGGACCGGGAGGCGCAGGAAGCGCTCGTCGCCGATCTGAGGCGGATCGTCGAGGCGGCGCCGTTCTTCACGCCGCGGATGCCACGCACCGGAAGGCCGTTCTCGGTGCGGATGACCAATTGCGGACCGCTCGGCTGGGTTTCGGATGCCGCCGGCGGGTATCGCTACGTGGCGACGCATCCCGAAACCGGCGCGCCCTGGCCGCCGATGCCGGCGCTGGTGCTGCAGGCCTGGCGCGAGCTGGCGCCGGCAGCCGCACCGGCCGAGGCCTGCCTCGT from Tepidamorphus gemmatus harbors:
- a CDS encoding alpha-ketoglutarate-dependent dioxygenase AlkB family protein — protein: MGHARIELRPGCLHVPGYLDREAQEALVADLRRIVEAAPFFTPRMPRTGRPFSVRMTNCGPLGWVSDAAGGYRYVATHPETGAPWPPMPALVLQAWRELAPAAAPAEACLVNHYLPQARMGLHRDEDEEDMTAPVVSLSLGDTAIFRIGGTGRRDPTFSIRLKSGDALVLGGQSRLAFHGVDRIVAGSSTLLAGWPPGGGRLNLTLRRVSRTESRP